A region from the Phycisphaerales bacterium genome encodes:
- a CDS encoding DUF3987 domain-containing protein, whose translation MSDGPSILLESARTYLARGYAVIPVPARKKIPVLKGWTDLRLSESDLPAHFNGTGNIGVLLGEPSGWLVDVDLDCEEAVALAPKFLPPTGAMSGRPGKPASHWWYVCEGMKTRKHQDPVSKKMIVELRSTGAQTVVGPSIHPSGEPYDPLDGEPAVVDAGELATAVMALADAVTEARHGRKQAGVHVQPSSRSDLFPAGDAVLSRAAAYLDRIPPAISGAGGHGQTYAAATAMVHGFGLDPEAAFSLLWDRYNSRCQPPWSEKELRHKVTDAASKPHERPLGWLRDAQKAEDLGGVDLSGFMAAPAKASDDTAAPDEDTPVDPGPLPERYLAVPGFISEVMAFNRETAHRWQPMLALAGAMCLQAVLAGRKVRDERGNRTNLYVVCLAGSGSGKDNARLINKAVLFKAGLNGLEGNEDLASDAGLVTAVEAEPAILFQIDEFGRWLRTIGDPKKAPHLFNVISTLMKMYSSARSVFKGKAYADAKRNKVIDQPCVSLLATTAPEHFKHALTPDAMSDGFMARLIVFETGEMPPRVWQPEKDPPQAIVDAAAWWGAFNPGGNLSREHPKPMVVPTTDDARAVFNRLAALADTEMERPREDLRSIWARVEEKACRLALIYACSKNREKPVIDADAAEWACGLSEHLTRRVLYLAHEYVSQGEFDAKQKAVLRAMRTAGGRMTRSQMCRVTQHLTQRERDEVLENLKETGRLKEGVEPTAGRSRRVYELLP comes from the coding sequence ATGAGCGATGGCCCCTCCATTCTGCTCGAGTCGGCGCGCACGTACCTCGCCCGCGGGTACGCGGTGATCCCCGTGCCCGCGCGGAAGAAGATCCCCGTGCTCAAGGGGTGGACGGACCTGCGCCTCTCCGAGAGCGACCTGCCGGCGCACTTCAACGGCACCGGCAACATCGGCGTGCTTCTGGGCGAACCGAGCGGGTGGCTGGTGGATGTCGACCTCGACTGCGAGGAGGCGGTGGCGCTTGCGCCCAAGTTCCTCCCGCCGACGGGCGCGATGTCCGGGCGGCCGGGCAAGCCCGCGTCGCACTGGTGGTACGTGTGCGAGGGGATGAAGACCCGCAAGCACCAGGACCCGGTGTCGAAGAAGATGATCGTCGAGCTGCGGAGCACCGGCGCTCAGACGGTCGTCGGCCCGAGCATCCATCCCAGCGGGGAGCCGTACGACCCGCTCGACGGCGAACCCGCTGTGGTCGACGCCGGGGAGCTGGCCACCGCCGTCATGGCGCTGGCCGACGCCGTGACCGAAGCGCGGCACGGGCGCAAACAAGCGGGCGTTCACGTCCAGCCCTCATCCCGAAGCGATCTCTTCCCAGCGGGCGACGCAGTGCTCAGCCGCGCCGCAGCGTACCTCGACCGCATCCCGCCCGCGATCTCCGGCGCGGGCGGACACGGCCAAACGTACGCGGCGGCCACGGCGATGGTGCACGGCTTCGGGCTCGATCCCGAGGCGGCGTTCTCGCTGCTGTGGGATCGGTACAACTCGCGGTGCCAGCCTCCGTGGTCGGAGAAGGAACTACGCCACAAGGTGACGGACGCGGCCAGCAAGCCGCACGAACGTCCGCTCGGCTGGCTCCGCGATGCTCAGAAGGCCGAGGATCTGGGCGGCGTGGACCTGTCGGGATTCATGGCGGCGCCGGCGAAGGCGAGCGACGACACGGCAGCCCCGGACGAGGACACGCCGGTCGATCCCGGCCCGCTTCCCGAGCGGTACCTCGCCGTGCCGGGGTTCATCTCCGAGGTCATGGCGTTCAACAGGGAGACGGCCCACCGCTGGCAGCCGATGCTCGCGCTCGCTGGCGCGATGTGCCTGCAGGCCGTGCTCGCGGGGCGCAAGGTCCGCGACGAGCGCGGCAACCGCACGAATCTGTACGTCGTGTGCCTCGCGGGCTCTGGCTCGGGCAAGGACAACGCCAGGCTCATCAACAAGGCGGTGCTCTTCAAGGCCGGTCTCAACGGGCTCGAGGGCAACGAGGATCTCGCCAGCGACGCCGGGCTGGTCACCGCCGTCGAGGCCGAGCCGGCGATCCTTTTTCAGATCGACGAGTTCGGGCGCTGGCTCCGCACCATTGGCGACCCGAAGAAAGCCCCGCACCTGTTCAACGTCATCTCGACGCTCATGAAGATGTACTCGTCGGCGCGGAGCGTCTTCAAGGGCAAGGCCTATGCCGACGCCAAGCGGAACAAGGTGATCGATCAGCCGTGCGTCTCGCTCCTGGCGACGACCGCGCCCGAGCATTTCAAGCACGCGCTCACGCCCGACGCCATGAGCGACGGGTTCATGGCACGGCTCATCGTGTTCGAGACCGGGGAGATGCCGCCACGCGTGTGGCAGCCCGAGAAGGACCCGCCGCAAGCGATCGTGGATGCGGCCGCCTGGTGGGGCGCGTTCAACCCCGGCGGCAACCTCAGCCGAGAGCACCCCAAGCCGATGGTGGTTCCGACCACCGATGACGCCCGCGCCGTGTTCAACCGCCTCGCGGCGCTTGCCGACACCGAGATGGAGCGCCCGCGCGAGGACCTGCGATCGATCTGGGCGCGCGTCGAGGAGAAGGCCTGCCGCCTCGCGCTGATCTACGCCTGCTCCAAGAACCGGGAGAAGCCGGTCATCGATGCCGACGCAGCCGAGTGGGCGTGCGGCCTGTCCGAGCACTTGACCCGGCGCGTGCTTTACCTCGCCCACGAGTATGTGTCGCAGGGCGAGTTCGACGCCAAACAGAAGGCCGTGCTCCGCGCGATGCGGACGGCAGGCGGACGGATGACCCGGTCGCAGATGTGCCGAGTGACCCAGCACCTGACCCAGCGGGAGCGGGACGAGGTGCTTGAGAATCTCAAGGAGACCGGCCGCTTGAAAGAAGGGGTCGAGCCGACCGCCGGGCGGTCAAGGAGGGTGTATGAACTCCTGCCGTAG
- a CDS encoding ParB N-terminal domain-containing protein gives MNIETLPIDAVKEYDRNPRTINDAAIDAVAKSIEAFGFKVPILIDADGVIIAGHTRLRAARKLGLKEVPTIRATDLTPEQVKALRIADNKVATLTSWDMELLPLELADLKGVDFDLALLGFSAEDLSAIMAPAGSDGLTDPDDVPGAPDAATTVPGDIWVLGNHRLMCGDSSKPEDLDRLLDGQPIHLVNTDPPYNVKVEPRSNNAIVAGLSSFALPGKADQHDQQSADLNRYPEKSRATHKKLRAKDRPLANDFVSDDEFDRLLAAWFGNITRVLIPGGTFYIWGGYANCGNYPPVLKRCELYFAQAIIWVKEHPVLTRKDFMGNHEWCFYGWKEGAAHRFFGPANVPDTWSIKKVNPQSMVHLTEKPVELARRAIEFSSRPGENVLDLFGGSGSTLIGAEMTGRHAFLMELDALYCDVIVQRWEKFTGRKAERVPAKGVAEEKAATSVAAGSKA, from the coding sequence ATGAACATCGAGACGCTGCCCATCGACGCGGTCAAGGAATACGACCGCAATCCCCGCACCATCAACGACGCCGCCATCGACGCGGTGGCCAAGAGCATCGAGGCGTTCGGTTTCAAGGTGCCGATCCTGATCGACGCCGACGGCGTGATCATCGCCGGTCACACGCGACTCCGCGCGGCGCGGAAGCTCGGGCTCAAGGAGGTGCCGACGATCCGCGCCACCGATCTGACGCCCGAGCAGGTCAAGGCGCTGCGCATCGCCGACAACAAGGTCGCCACGCTGACTTCGTGGGACATGGAGCTCCTGCCGCTGGAGCTGGCCGACCTCAAAGGCGTGGACTTCGACCTCGCGCTGCTCGGCTTCAGCGCCGAGGACCTCAGCGCCATCATGGCTCCCGCGGGCAGCGATGGTTTGACTGATCCCGATGACGTACCGGGCGCACCGGACGCAGCGACGACGGTGCCCGGCGACATCTGGGTGCTCGGCAACCACCGCCTGATGTGCGGGGACTCATCGAAGCCCGAAGACCTGGACCGTCTGCTTGATGGCCAGCCGATCCATCTCGTGAACACGGACCCGCCGTACAACGTGAAGGTCGAGCCGCGATCGAACAACGCGATCGTTGCCGGCCTGAGCTCGTTCGCGCTGCCCGGCAAGGCAGACCAGCACGACCAGCAGAGCGCCGACCTCAACCGCTACCCCGAGAAGAGCCGCGCCACGCACAAGAAACTCCGCGCGAAGGACCGGCCGCTCGCCAACGACTTTGTGTCGGACGACGAGTTCGACCGGCTGCTCGCGGCGTGGTTCGGAAACATCACCCGTGTGCTGATCCCCGGCGGCACGTTCTACATCTGGGGCGGCTACGCCAACTGCGGTAACTACCCGCCCGTGCTCAAGCGCTGCGAGCTGTACTTCGCTCAGGCGATCATCTGGGTCAAGGAGCACCCGGTCCTGACCCGCAAGGACTTCATGGGCAACCACGAATGGTGCTTCTACGGCTGGAAAGAAGGCGCGGCCCATCGCTTCTTCGGCCCTGCCAACGTGCCGGACACCTGGTCGATCAAGAAGGTCAACCCGCAGAGCATGGTCCACCTGACCGAGAAGCCCGTGGAACTCGCGCGGCGTGCGATCGAGTTCTCATCTCGCCCCGGCGAGAACGTGCTCGACCTCTTCGGGGGCAGCGGCTCAACGCTCATCGGCGCGGAGATGACCGGGCGGCACGCGTTCCTCATGGAGCTCGACGCGCTCTACTGCGATGTCATCGTGCAGCGTTGGGAGAAGTTCACGGGCCGCAAGGCGGAGCGAGTCCCGGCAAAGGGTGTGGCCGAAGAGAAAGCCGCGACGAGCGTCGCGGCTGGGAGCAAGGCGTGA